From Methanocella paludicola SANAE, a single genomic window includes:
- a CDS encoding metallophosphoesterase family protein codes for MNYCLLLFSDVHADIEALDALLSIAGSSDFAAHYGPISKTINLGDTLQRGYHPCEVVRRLKDVKNLVSVLGNHDESFLYHLSLLGNDRHSIRVHDSYFATDEYQGFFQGIGRTHVDMENKLYAVHGGPIDPAAIPAKEKTIDDEWIYSQTWQRISVIGESFIDYAGYNYLPSQAFDAVKSALGSDGFVIACGHNHKEAAFVQKNGEVEDVLNKLDSEEISLNGHKIKEKRLPINDDTNYLVRLGIAGPEGFLQYGWDTCYFGVLAEKDGAKTFYLLSFEMGRKKEEEIRRPQTQYYEC; via the coding sequence ATGAACTACTGCCTGCTTCTCTTCTCCGACGTCCACGCGGATATCGAGGCGCTTGACGCATTGCTTTCGATAGCAGGCAGCAGTGACTTTGCCGCCCATTACGGCCCGATATCGAAGACCATCAACCTGGGGGATACTTTGCAGCGAGGTTACCATCCCTGCGAGGTCGTCCGAAGGCTAAAAGATGTAAAAAACCTCGTATCGGTGCTAGGCAACCACGACGAGTCATTTCTATATCATTTATCGTTATTAGGCAACGACCGCCACAGCATTCGAGTCCACGATAGCTATTTTGCCACGGACGAATACCAGGGCTTCTTCCAGGGAATCGGCAGGACTCATGTCGATATGGAAAACAAGCTTTATGCGGTGCATGGCGGGCCCATCGACCCGGCCGCAATTCCGGCGAAAGAAAAGACCATCGACGACGAGTGGATATATTCGCAGACATGGCAGCGCATATCGGTCATCGGCGAGTCGTTCATCGACTATGCCGGCTATAACTATTTACCGTCTCAGGCCTTCGATGCCGTAAAGTCCGCTTTGGGCTCCGACGGCTTCGTCATCGCCTGCGGCCACAACCACAAGGAAGCGGCCTTCGTGCAAAAGAACGGGGAAGTCGAGGACGTGCTTAATAAGCTGGACTCAGAGGAAATATCGCTGAACGGCCATAAAATAAAAGAAAAGAGGCTCCCGATAAACGATGATACCAATTATCTCGTCAGGCTGGGCATCGCAGGGCCCGAAGGCTTCCTCCAGTACGGCTGGGACACCTGCTACTTCGGCGTCCTAGCCGAGAAAGACGGAGCAAAGACATTTTACCTCCTCAGCTTCGAGATGGGAAGAAAAAAGGAAGAAGAGATCAGGCGACCGCAGACTCAATATTATGAGTGCTAA
- a CDS encoding DUF7000 family protein has protein sequence MPDIVKAKPFHEYMNEYRKQVAKGDIKEAYRGLMEYIMDLRSHFQNKYPDYFVSGNIYYGYMDMTYFSFIPESLKQQKLKVAIVFVHDTFRFEVWLAGYNKQVQAKYWKLFKESGWNKYRIPSTTKGADSIIECTLVENPDFSDLDSLTRQIEEGTLEFIKDVEGFLSKQ, from the coding sequence ATGCCGGATATTGTGAAAGCAAAGCCATTCCATGAATATATGAATGAATATAGAAAACAGGTGGCGAAGGGCGACATCAAAGAGGCGTATAGGGGATTGATGGAATATATCATGGACTTGAGGTCGCATTTCCAGAATAAATATCCGGATTACTTCGTATCCGGTAACATCTATTATGGGTACATGGACATGACCTATTTTTCCTTCATCCCGGAATCACTGAAACAACAAAAGTTAAAAGTCGCTATTGTTTTTGTTCATGACACATTCAGGTTTGAAGTTTGGCTGGCAGGATATAATAAGCAGGTTCAGGCAAAATACTGGAAATTGTTTAAAGAAAGTGGCTGGAATAAGTACCGCATTCCCTCAACGACAAAAGGCGCCGATTCTATAATCGAGTGCACTTTAGTTGAAAACCCGGATTTTAGCGATCTAGATTCGTTAACCAGGCAGATCGAGGAAGGGACGCTGGAATTCATTAAGGATGTTGAGGGCTTCTTATCTAAACAATAA
- a CDS encoding ankyrin repeat domain-containing protein, whose protein sequence is MAALKSHDMEKAQQLIAQNMRLVNSKNKDGMSVLAVSAAAGNREFVEMLLKAGAYIDSQDYFGLTALMWAVTNGHKEVVECLLDAGADIGIYNKFDGTVMTIAEAAGNKDIEDLLKKRSG, encoded by the coding sequence GTGGCAGCGCTAAAGTCGCACGACATGGAAAAGGCACAGCAGCTCATCGCCCAAAACATGCGCCTGGTAAACTCGAAAAATAAGGACGGCATGAGCGTACTGGCCGTCTCGGCGGCAGCCGGGAACCGGGAATTCGTCGAAATGCTGCTTAAGGCCGGCGCCTACATCGACAGCCAGGACTATTTCGGCCTGACGGCCTTGATGTGGGCGGTAACGAACGGCCACAAAGAAGTAGTCGAGTGCCTGCTGGATGCGGGAGCGGATATCGGTATATATAATAAGTTCGATGGGACCGTTATGACGATCGCCGAAGCGGCCGGGAATAAGGACATCGAGGATCTATTGAAGAAGCGGTCCGGCTAG